The genome window GGGACcgggtggggatggggacaggatgGGGACAGCTCCAGCTCGGCCTGGAGCTGCTTCacttcttctccttcttcttgtTCTGCAAGAGGAGAGGTGGCCGGTCACTGCCGAGTCTGTGgcccctgtccccctcccccgGCCAGGCTCCCAGGGGCAGGTTTGTCCTCCCCCAGCCACACCCGGGGGACCGTCACCCACCTCGGTCATGCCCAGGATCATGAGGAGCTTCCGGAAGATGTTGACAAAGTCGAGGAAAAGATCAACGCAGTGCctgtggggatggagggatgcGCTCAGGGGGGGCTGTCCCCACTCTatcccacccctccccccatccccagcacccaccagaTGTAATCCTTGTCCCCGCTCTCCGCCTTCTCGATGATGAGCTGCGTGTCGAAGAGCACGAAGCCGCACATGACCATCAGCCCCAGGTAGAGGTTGGCCTGCGGGAGGGAAGAGGGGGTGTTAGATGGGGACAGTGCCGTGCTGGTGTCACCCACCGGTGTCACCGGTGTCTGTCCGTCCTCCATGGGGTCTTGGCAGACAGGGGGGGGCCTCACCGTGAAGAGCCAAGTGGATCCCATGAAGGTGTTAACCATGGAGGAGAGAAGCATCAGGGTGAGGCCGGAGAGCAGGAAACCTGCGGAGAGCGGGCAGGGAGTGAGGCCTGGCCCTCGCCCCCCATGGGGGtgtcccccgcccccccccccccgagctcCCGTGAcccccccctcagcccctctCACCTCCCAGGTAGAGGAAGCTGCGGCGCTGGGCATACAGGGCGCTCAGCGAGAAGCAGGCGAAGATGGTGGCCGTGCCCAGGAAGGCGGTGGGGATGATGCtaggagagaggagagggggtgaagggggcctggggggcagtggggggcaACTGGGGGGCGGTGGGAAATGCTCCTACCTGGGGTTGATGGAGATGCACATTTGCAGGAGAGGCCCCAGGTTGATGCCTGGAGGGACAAAGCAGGGTGTCACCGGAGCCATTTCAGAGCCAGTCGGTGCCGTCGGGGCCCTCGTCACCCCCTTCCCGGGGCTCGGGGTCCCACGGGACACCGGAGGGTCCCCAGTGCCCACCTACCCGTCAGGAAGGCGAAGccagccagcatccccagcctctTCTGCTCTGTCTCCCGGCTGTGCGGGGTGGCCGTGAGCCAGACCATCAGCGCCAGGGCACCCAGCCCGGTCAGGAGGCTGAACTGTGGGGCGAGAGGCAGGTGGGGGCCTGGCACCGCCTCAccggggcggcgcgggcacGGGGTCCACCCGTGACCCCCCAGAGGCTCCTCACCTGGAAGAGGTGGGTCACCACGTTGATGTAGGCCCCCGCGGCCGCAACGAACATGCAGAGGGCAAAGCTGGCGTAGACCCTCTTCAGGTGCTCCTGGGTGGAGGCTGAGCTGTGGGCGAAGGGGGGACGGtgaggctggcaggaggggctgctgcagcccccagagcccccccccccccccgagagCGTTACTCACATGTGGGAAAACTTGAAGAGGGCATCAAAGTTGATGTTTCGGTCAAAGACGTTCATGGTGCCGGGCTGGGAGTGGGCCCACCGGCCGCTTTGCAGAGGTGCAAGCTGCGGGAAGGGGAAGCGGGTCAAGGCGCTGCAGGAGCCCTCCCGTACTCCCAAAACTCCCACCACGCAGTTGAGGAGCTCAGTGGGAGCCAAGGACCTGCCCGTCCCAGGCAGAGCGAGCGGCAGGAGCTGTAAGCTGCTTGGGATCTGCTGCGCTCTGTGCCAACCGGGCTCCAGAGCCTTTCTTGCCCAGCTGGTGCAAGTGTTGCGGGCTGTTGCGAGACCGGGGTTGTCCCCGGGGACACCCCGACCCCACGGGAGGGCTGCCGGCAGCTGGAAAGCATCTTTGTGCCAGGCTACTATTAGTACCCGTAATGACGTCCCCAGAGGAGGCTCTGGCAGCGTGAGGCTCCCTGCGAagcctcctcctcttcctcgccCCTTCCTGCTCTGGCCTCTCTGCCACCCCTGGTCCGGCCGGCTCCACCGGTGATTTTTATCCTGGCACCTGCGCGAGCCCAACCAGCCCAGCAAGTGGCACGAGCCGCCTGTCCcccaggggcagaggggatCGACCAAGCTGGAGCAGACACGGCCCGAGGGGCCACAGGCGGTGGGGCTGTCAACCGGCCGCCCCGGAGGAGGGGAGGGCCTGGGGTCTCCTGCCACACCCGCACAGACCCCTGCGCCCACTGCCCTTGTCCAGGGCTGCGCTGGATTCGCCCCAGTGAGAAATCGGTTGTCACTGGGCTGGTGCCACCACACCAGTGGGGACCTGCTGGTGCCAGAAGCAGAGGCCGCTGCCCCACAGCCCTACCGGGGGTTTGCGCAAGGTAATGGGGAAGCTGCCTCTGCGCAGGGTGTGGTGGTGGCAGAGGTGTGTGACAGCCTCCTCCCGCCCCGGCGGGTGGCTGTGACAGCGAGTTTCATCAGGCAGGGCCTGCCCTCCCTGCGGGGACGGCAGGTGGGTCCCAGCTCCTGGgacggcagcagcagccgggtGTCCCGCGCCAGCAGCCCTTCCCGAGGGactgagctggggctggagccgTTTCAGTTTCGCTGGTGACTTCCCCGGGCGGTGGCCCTCGGGTGGCTGCTGGGCGCTGCTGTCAATGGGTAACCGGCA of Falco rusticolus isolate bFalRus1 chromosome 19, bFalRus1.pri, whole genome shotgun sequence contains these proteins:
- the TMBIM6 gene encoding bax inhibitor 1, which encodes MNVFDRNINFDALFKFSHISASTQEHLKRVYASFALCMFVAAAGAYINVVTHLFQFSLLTGLGALALMVWLTATPHSRETEQKRLGMLAGFAFLTGINLGPLLQMCISINPSIIPTAFLGTATIFACFSLSALYAQRRSFLYLGGFLLSGLTLMLLSSMVNTFMGSTWLFTANLYLGLMVMCGFVLFDTQLIIEKAESGDKDYIWHCVDLFLDFVNIFRKLLMILGMTENKKKEKK